In one window of Polynucleobacter sp. AM-7D1 DNA:
- a CDS encoding CTP synthase: MTKYVFVTGGVVSSLGKGIAAASLAAILESRGLKVTLLKLDPYINVDPGTMSPLQHGEVFVTEDGAETDLDLGHYERFVSAKMRKSNNFTTGQIYESVISKERRGEYLGKTVQVIPHITNEIQAFVERGAKASHDGNADIAICEIGGTVGDIESLPFLEAARQMSIRLPRHSCAFVHLTLVPYIASAGELKTKPTQHSVQKLREIGIMPTVLLCRADRPIPEDERSKISLFSNVREEAVISVWDVDTIYKIPEMLQAQGMDDLICRELDIEAKPADLSVWANLVYELANPQHEVTIGMVGKYVELTESYKSLIEALRHAGIHNHTRVNINYIDSEVIEKDGVDCLQNLDAILVPGGFGKRGTEGKIAAIRYARENSVPYLGICLGMQLAVIEFARHVANIAQANSTEFDPDTESPVVALITEWVDREGRVEKRTNDSDLGGTMRLGSQRCPVKAGTLAHEIYGLEVNERHRHRYEVNNLYVPRLEKSGLIISARTPNESLPEMMELPNSMHPWFFGVQFHPEFTSTPRDGHPLFSAFIKASLIHQAAAQEQAA, translated from the coding sequence ATGACCAAATACGTTTTTGTCACTGGTGGTGTGGTTTCTTCTTTAGGGAAAGGAATCGCAGCTGCCTCGCTTGCCGCGATTCTTGAATCCCGCGGCCTGAAAGTCACCCTCCTAAAATTAGACCCTTATATCAACGTTGACCCTGGGACCATGAGCCCGCTTCAACACGGTGAAGTCTTCGTAACCGAAGATGGCGCTGAAACTGACCTCGATCTTGGACACTACGAGCGCTTTGTCTCTGCAAAGATGCGCAAGAGCAATAACTTTACGACTGGTCAGATTTATGAGTCCGTGATCAGTAAAGAGCGTCGTGGCGAATATCTTGGTAAAACTGTCCAGGTAATTCCTCACATTACAAATGAGATTCAAGCATTCGTAGAGCGTGGCGCAAAAGCGAGCCATGATGGCAATGCTGATATTGCGATCTGTGAAATCGGCGGAACGGTAGGTGACATTGAGTCTTTGCCGTTTCTTGAGGCAGCGCGCCAGATGAGTATTCGTCTGCCAAGACACAGTTGCGCCTTTGTCCATCTCACTTTGGTCCCTTACATTGCTAGTGCCGGGGAGTTAAAAACAAAACCTACTCAGCACTCTGTACAAAAGCTACGAGAAATCGGCATCATGCCGACCGTGCTGTTATGCCGTGCGGATCGTCCCATCCCAGAAGACGAGCGCTCCAAGATTTCCCTGTTCTCTAACGTGCGTGAAGAGGCTGTGATTTCAGTATGGGACGTTGACACCATTTACAAGATTCCTGAGATGCTTCAAGCGCAGGGAATGGATGATTTAATTTGTCGCGAACTTGATATTGAAGCTAAGCCTGCGGACTTATCTGTTTGGGCAAACTTAGTTTATGAGTTAGCCAACCCACAGCACGAAGTAACCATTGGCATGGTGGGTAAATACGTTGAGTTAACCGAATCTTACAAGTCTCTTATTGAAGCTTTGCGTCATGCAGGAATCCACAATCACACACGCGTCAATATTAACTATATTGATTCCGAAGTCATTGAAAAAGATGGCGTAGATTGTCTTCAGAACTTAGATGCTATTTTGGTCCCAGGTGGTTTTGGTAAACGGGGCACCGAAGGTAAGATCGCTGCCATTCGTTATGCCAGGGAGAATAGTGTTCCGTACCTTGGTATTTGTTTAGGCATGCAGTTGGCTGTGATCGAGTTTGCTCGCCATGTTGCCAATATTGCTCAGGCAAACAGCACTGAGTTTGACCCAGACACTGAGAGTCCAGTAGTTGCTTTAATTACTGAGTGGGTTGATCGTGAAGGTCGTGTTGAGAAGCGTACTAACGATTCTGATCTAGGTGGGACTATGCGCTTAGGTTCCCAACGTTGCCCAGTAAAGGCGGGTACCTTGGCACATGAAATCTATGGCCTTGAAGTAAACGAGCGTCATCGTCACCGCTATGAAGTAAATAATCTTTATGTACCGCGCTTAGAAAAGTCTGGCTTGATTATTTCTGCTAGAACACCAAATGAATCTCTACCTGAAATGATGGAGTTACCAAACTCTATGCATCCATGGTTTTTTGGCGTGCAATTCCACCCTGAATTCACTTCAACACCACGCGACGGGCATCCATTATTTTCTGCGTTTATTAAGGCGTCTTTAATTCATCAAGCTGCTGCTCAAGAGCAGGCAGCCTAG
- the kdsA gene encoding 3-deoxy-8-phosphooctulonate synthase has product MSAFKLCGFDVGLNQRFFLIAGPCVIESEQSALDIAGELKEITASLGIPFIYKSSFDKANRSSGTSFRGLGMEKGLEILARVKREIGVPVLTDIHDISEIAPVSKVVDVLQTPAFLCRQTDFIRACAQSGKPVNFKKGQFLSPHEMLNVIDKARAAAAEANLPDQFMVCERGASFGYNNLVSDMRSLAILREAKAPVVFDATHSVQLPGGQGNASGGQREFVPVLARAAVAVGISGLFMETHPDPAKALSDGPNAVPLNRMKELLESLVAIDSVVKKPGLFLEDSFK; this is encoded by the coding sequence ATGAGTGCATTTAAGTTATGCGGTTTCGATGTTGGTTTAAATCAGCGCTTCTTTTTGATTGCTGGGCCTTGCGTCATTGAGTCAGAGCAATCTGCTTTAGATATTGCTGGCGAGCTTAAGGAAATTACTGCCTCACTAGGTATTCCATTTATCTACAAGTCTTCTTTTGACAAAGCCAATCGTTCATCTGGAACCTCTTTTAGAGGTTTAGGCATGGAGAAGGGGCTTGAGATTCTAGCCCGCGTGAAGCGTGAAATTGGTGTGCCAGTATTGACCGACATTCATGACATTAGCGAAATTGCGCCGGTTTCAAAAGTGGTTGATGTACTTCAGACGCCAGCTTTTCTGTGTAGACAGACTGATTTCATTCGTGCCTGTGCTCAAAGTGGTAAGCCAGTGAATTTCAAGAAGGGTCAATTTTTATCCCCTCATGAAATGTTGAATGTCATTGATAAAGCTCGTGCAGCTGCAGCAGAAGCAAATCTTCCAGATCAATTTATGGTTTGTGAGCGTGGCGCTTCATTCGGTTACAACAACCTAGTTTCCGATATGCGTAGCTTAGCTATTTTGCGTGAAGCAAAGGCTCCAGTTGTGTTTGACGCCACCCATTCAGTTCAATTACCTGGTGGTCAAGGTAATGCGAGTGGTGGGCAACGCGAGTTTGTGCCAGTGCTAGCCCGAGCCGCCGTTGCAGTTGGCATTAGTGGCTTATTTATGGAGACGCATCCAGATCCAGCCAAAGCGCTTTCAGATGGTCCGAATGCCGTACCGCTCAACCGTATGAAAGAGTTACTTGAGTCTTTAGTGGCGATTGATTCGGTTGTTAAGAAGCCCGGATTATTTTTAGAAGATAGTTTCAAGTAA
- the eno gene encoding phosphopyruvate hydratase produces the protein MSAIVDIIGREVLDSRGNPTVECDVLLESGVMGRAAVPSGASTGSREAIELRDGDKERYLGKGVLKAVQNINIEIAESILGLDASEQAFLDHTLIELDGTHNKARLGANATLAVSMAVARAAAEEAGLPLYRYFGGSGGMQLPVPMMNIVNGGAHANNSLDIQEFMVMPVGAQSFREALRCGAEIFHELKKIIGSQGMPTTVGDEGGFAPNFKSNQECLQTIMKAIEGAGYQAGEDVLLALDCAASEFYKDGKYHLSGEGLQLSSSEFSDYLGNLADQFPIVSIEDGMHESDWDGWADITQKLGKKIQLVGDDLFVTNTRILREGIEKGIANSILIKINQIGTLTETFAAIEMAKRANYTAVISHRSGETEDSTIADIAVGTNAGQIKTGSLSRSDRIAKYNQLLRIEEDLGDVATYPGKSVFYNLKR, from the coding sequence ATGAGCGCCATTGTTGACATTATCGGCAGAGAAGTTTTAGATTCACGTGGAAATCCCACGGTTGAGTGCGATGTCTTGCTTGAATCTGGTGTTATGGGGCGTGCAGCAGTTCCTTCAGGCGCTTCAACTGGTTCACGTGAAGCCATTGAGCTTCGCGATGGAGATAAAGAGCGTTACTTAGGCAAAGGCGTTCTTAAGGCCGTTCAAAATATTAATATTGAGATTGCTGAATCAATCTTAGGTCTTGATGCAAGTGAGCAAGCATTTCTTGATCACACCTTAATTGAATTAGATGGGACTCATAACAAGGCCCGCTTAGGTGCTAACGCAACTTTAGCTGTTTCTATGGCGGTAGCGCGTGCAGCCGCAGAAGAAGCCGGTTTGCCTTTGTATCGTTATTTTGGCGGATCAGGCGGCATGCAGTTACCAGTCCCAATGATGAATATCGTCAATGGTGGCGCGCACGCCAATAACAGCTTAGATATTCAAGAATTCATGGTGATGCCTGTCGGGGCTCAAAGTTTCCGCGAAGCCCTTCGTTGTGGCGCTGAAATCTTCCATGAGTTGAAGAAAATCATCGGCTCACAAGGTATGCCAACCACCGTTGGTGACGAGGGTGGCTTCGCTCCGAACTTTAAGAGCAATCAAGAGTGCCTGCAGACGATCATGAAGGCCATTGAAGGCGCTGGGTATCAGGCCGGTGAGGATGTCTTATTGGCATTGGATTGTGCCGCTAGTGAGTTCTATAAAGATGGCAAGTACCACTTATCTGGCGAAGGTTTGCAGTTAAGTTCGAGTGAATTCTCAGACTACCTCGGCAACCTTGCTGATCAATTCCCAATCGTGTCGATTGAGGATGGTATGCATGAGAGTGACTGGGATGGATGGGCTGACATCACTCAAAAATTGGGTAAGAAAATCCAATTAGTTGGAGATGATCTCTTTGTTACCAACACGCGCATTCTTAGAGAGGGTATTGAGAAGGGCATTGCCAACTCCATCCTCATTAAAATTAATCAGATTGGTACATTGACTGAGACTTTTGCTGCCATTGAAATGGCTAAGCGTGCTAATTACACTGCAGTGATTTCTCATCGCTCCGGTGAAACAGAAGACAGCACAATTGCTGATATTGCTGTTGGCACCAATGCTGGCCAGATCAAGACTGGTTCTTTGTCTCGATCTGATCGTATTGCTAAGTACAACCAGTTATTGCGTATTGAAGAAGACTTGGGTGATGTTGCAACCTACCCAGGAAAATCGGTTTTCTACAATCTCAAGCGCTGA
- the ftsB gene encoding cell division protein FtsB has protein sequence MRIAIYSMLLLLIAIQYPLWLGKGGWLKVYEMERQLDLQRAKNSLLSLRNAKLSGDVKDLKEGTRAIEERARVEHGMIKEGEFFVQILPTEKPTTNDADGVKPTSAKR, from the coding sequence ATGCGTATCGCCATCTACTCAATGCTGTTATTGCTGATAGCAATACAGTACCCACTCTGGTTGGGGAAGGGTGGATGGCTCAAGGTTTACGAAATGGAGAGGCAACTCGATTTGCAGAGGGCTAAAAATAGCCTGCTCAGCTTGCGCAATGCCAAACTTAGTGGTGATGTTAAGGATTTAAAAGAGGGCACTCGAGCAATTGAAGAGCGTGCTCGCGTTGAACATGGCATGATCAAGGAAGGCGAGTTTTTTGTGCAAATTTTGCCAACTGAAAAACCCACTACAAATGATGCGGATGGCGTAAAGCCAACAAGTGCTAAACGCTAG
- a CDS encoding Hsp33 family molecular chaperone HslO — protein sequence MNELLVFMCDGAPVRGEIVSISSAWQAVLERRNDPPVIRRMLGDFVGAATLLSASLKFDGTLIIQAQSKGPIQLLVVECKSDLTMRATVKLSVEAESIDPNATLGELLDADNTGRLVITLDPSDRQPGQAPYQGIVALQEHRGTVIKPVTSAAEAIALYMQNSEQLDTRIWLVSNDTHVGGLLLQRLPDSGGHAHLDPQLAAEGWTRIQTLGETITNEELLTLSPETILRRLFLEESTESGVRSFPVRPVRFGCRCSRAKVADVLRMLGEEEVESILAEQGAVETECDFCSKTYRFDAVDCRQVFKTDLLADATRPPSSGH from the coding sequence ATGAACGAATTACTTGTATTTATGTGTGATGGCGCCCCAGTCCGCGGGGAAATTGTTTCCATAAGTAGTGCCTGGCAGGCTGTTTTGGAGCGTCGGAATGATCCACCTGTTATTAGACGAATGCTAGGTGACTTCGTGGGTGCGGCAACCCTCTTAAGCGCCAGCCTTAAATTTGATGGGACCTTGATTATTCAAGCTCAGAGCAAAGGTCCAATTCAACTTCTCGTGGTTGAATGTAAGTCTGATTTGACTATGCGCGCTACGGTAAAGCTCTCCGTAGAGGCGGAGAGTATTGATCCCAACGCCACTCTAGGTGAATTGCTGGATGCTGACAATACTGGGCGCCTGGTGATTACTCTTGACCCTTCTGATCGCCAGCCTGGTCAAGCCCCCTATCAAGGCATTGTGGCACTCCAGGAACATCGTGGCACGGTTATTAAGCCTGTTACGAGCGCTGCTGAAGCGATCGCTTTGTACATGCAAAATTCAGAGCAGCTAGACACCCGTATTTGGCTAGTTTCAAACGACACCCATGTCGGTGGATTACTTTTGCAGCGCTTGCCTGACTCCGGAGGTCATGCCCACCTAGACCCGCAACTTGCCGCTGAAGGTTGGACCAGAATTCAGACTCTTGGTGAGACCATCACTAATGAAGAATTGTTGACTCTTTCACCCGAAACCATCTTGCGCCGTCTTTTTTTAGAAGAGTCTACAGAAAGTGGTGTTCGGAGCTTCCCAGTTCGCCCTGTTCGCTTTGGTTGCCGTTGTTCTCGGGCCAAGGTGGCTGATGTCCTCAGAATGCTGGGCGAAGAGGAAGTTGAAAGCATTCTTGCAGAGCAAGGTGCTGTAGAGACCGAGTGTGATTTCTGCTCCAAAACCTATCGCTTTGACGCTGTAGATTGCAGACAAGTTTTTAAAACAGATTTATTAGCAGACGCAACCAGACCGCCATCAAGCGGACATTAG
- the gltX gene encoding glutamate--tRNA ligase has protein sequence MSFMQIRTRFAPSPTGFIHLGNLRSALYPWAFARHNKGDFILRIEDTDLERSTQEAVDVIIEGMAWLGLDLDEGPIYQMQRIDRYREVVKQMLEAGLAYPCYMSEEELNKLRDQQMANKEKPRYNGQWRPEPGKILPAIPEGILPVIRFKNPIGGSVIWEDAVKGKIEISNDELDDLVIARPDGTPTYNFCVVVDDLDMNITHVIRGDDHVNNTPRQINIMKALGGTPPVYAHLPTVLNDSGEKMSKRNGAMSVRDYQRAGYLPEAILNYLARLGWSHGDAEIFTKEQFVNWFDLDSLGRSPAQHNPEKLLWLNHQYIQNADPTVLAEATKPFAHELGIDTEKGPDFVQVVGLLKDRANTLIEIAEGAKLFYLPAPAHSAEQIAANIPAEIIPALKDLIEAVKSAEHTKAAYGLAFKEVLAKHQIKMPALAMPVRYALFATTQTPAIDSVMVVLGKDEVIKRLSKVV, from the coding sequence ATGTCTTTTATGCAAATACGTACACGATTCGCCCCTAGTCCAACGGGCTTTATTCACTTGGGCAACCTCCGCAGTGCTTTGTATCCGTGGGCTTTTGCTCGCCACAACAAAGGTGACTTCATTTTGCGTATTGAGGATACGGATTTAGAGCGATCCACACAGGAAGCAGTCGATGTCATTATCGAAGGTATGGCGTGGCTTGGTCTGGATCTAGATGAGGGTCCGATTTATCAAATGCAACGCATTGATCGTTATCGTGAAGTTGTTAAGCAGATGTTAGAGGCTGGGCTTGCCTATCCTTGCTATATGAGCGAAGAAGAGCTCAATAAACTACGCGATCAACAGATGGCTAATAAAGAAAAGCCTCGCTATAACGGTCAATGGCGCCCGGAGCCAGGAAAAATCCTGCCAGCAATACCCGAAGGTATTTTGCCGGTGATTCGCTTTAAGAATCCCATAGGTGGATCCGTTATCTGGGAGGATGCTGTCAAAGGCAAAATCGAAATTAGCAACGATGAGTTAGATGATTTAGTGATAGCCCGACCAGACGGGACACCGACCTATAACTTCTGCGTTGTTGTAGACGATCTCGATATGAATATCACCCATGTGATTCGTGGTGATGATCACGTCAACAACACACCACGCCAAATTAATATCATGAAGGCGCTGGGCGGAACGCCGCCGGTATATGCCCATTTGCCGACAGTTCTCAATGACTCTGGTGAAAAAATGAGTAAGCGTAATGGCGCTATGAGTGTGCGTGATTACCAAAGAGCAGGGTACTTGCCGGAAGCCATTCTGAATTACCTCGCTAGGTTAGGGTGGTCTCATGGTGATGCGGAGATCTTTACTAAAGAGCAGTTTGTGAATTGGTTTGATCTAGACAGCCTTGGTCGATCACCCGCACAACATAACCCTGAAAAATTACTTTGGCTTAATCATCAATATATTCAGAATGCTGATCCTACTGTCTTGGCAGAGGCGACCAAGCCATTCGCCCATGAGTTAGGCATTGATACAGAAAAGGGTCCAGACTTTGTGCAGGTAGTGGGGCTTCTTAAAGATCGCGCGAATACGCTCATCGAAATCGCAGAAGGCGCTAAGCTTTTTTACCTGCCTGCACCAGCTCATAGTGCAGAACAAATTGCCGCAAATATCCCTGCTGAAATTATCCCCGCACTAAAAGATTTGATCGAAGCAGTTAAATCAGCGGAGCACACAAAAGCGGCTTATGGACTGGCTTTTAAAGAAGTTTTAGCTAAACATCAGATCAAAATGCCAGCCTTAGCAATGCCTGTCCGCTATGC